Within the Medicago truncatula cultivar Jemalong A17 chromosome 4, MtrunA17r5.0-ANR, whole genome shotgun sequence genome, the region aatttaccgaAGTttggggggtatttgcaaaacgtcatgttcactaacagaaaaatttgacgaagggggtaaattgactaacgttgtgaaatttcaggggtgtaattgaaattttgttaatttcagaaagGTAAttaatgaaacttacaatttcaggggagtTACTCATAAATTGACTTAGTTAACATATAATAAtagaatctttcaaaaaaaaaaatatatatatataataatagaaGAGTCTTGCTATTTCTTACTAAGATTGTGTATTAGAAAAGCAAGAATCAACACGCGTTGCTTTTAAAACAAATCAACAACTTTTCAGTTTCACTTATATACACTTttccttaccaaaaaaaaacttatacacACTTTTCAGTTTCACTTATACACAATACAAGGAGGTGGTGGGTGAATTATAGTGCTAGAGAATAAACTAGTAAGAAATAGTGTTATCCATAATAGAAACAAGTTTAAAGTGCATTTTTCCcctttaactttcaaaaacttgcaattttagtcctctatatataaaaactacaattttagtCCCCTTTGCAATAGTAGTGTTTTACGTCAATTTTGACTCGATCAATGCCTATATGGTaggccacgtgtgtaattattaaattaaaaaaattaaaaatgccACATGatcatttataaattaaataaataaaaaagaaattaaaaaatcagaagaaaaaaaattaaaaggaagaGGCGAGACATTTCTTGGATTTGTTTATCATCATTCACACATCATCAAATTTCATCTTCTCAAATCCAATCAATCTTTATTTGTTTCTCAAACTTTAACCTcctctctgattttttttttctttctttttcacctCATTTTCACACTTTCACCCTCAAGTCTGCAGCAGCCCGATCTTATGGCAGCCACACCCTTTTCCATTTTTAgtactacaacaacaacaaactttATGAAAAAACCCCAAAAAAGTCATCTTCAACCACAACCCAAACAAAATTCATACAACAAATCTTAAAATCCAACCCAACCCCAAAAGAATTCCCAAATTCGAAACAGATTGCACGGTCTACGTCGACGTCGCCTGTGGGGCCAACGGTGGAAAAGCTTCCGCGAGAAATTCAGAAGAAACGAAAGAGATGGAGTCGGTCTGTAACAGTCGTCGGTGGTGGCGTTGGGTTGGAACGGCGGTGACGGGATTATTGAGTTTGATTGGATGAGTTATGGGTTTTGAGGTTTTGAAGAAATTATGAAAGTTTGATGAATGATTTGGGTTCGATGATCTGCACCAACCATTGCGATATTGTTTAAGTCCATGCCTataatttatataacaaaacaatgtatatgttgatgatatgaaGGTTTAGATACTGTCAAATCCATAAGCATTTGATGATATGCTTTGATGAATGAAGGTTTTGGAATAGGAGAGATGAAGGAAATGTCACGCCTCTtccattttccttttcttttaatttttatttttatttttctgattttttttaattctttttaatttataaatgattatgtggcatttttaattttttttaatttaataattacacacgtggcctGCCATACAGGCGTTGATCGAGTCAAAATTGACATAAAGGACTACTATTGCAAATGAGCTTATTCTTGGGGGCCAAAATAGTAGTTTTTGTAcacaggggattaaaattgcaagtttttgaaagttaagggGAAAAAGTGCACTTTAACCTAAAAACAGACAAAATTCAtaacagaaacaaacaaacttcaTAAACAAGAAGAATCAGAAGAGTAAAACGAACCTTCAACAGAAAATGCAAACTCGAAGGTGGTGGTCGAAATCGTAAACAAATAAACTCGAAGGTGGTGGTCGGAATCGTGACCAAAAtcgaagagaaagaagaagatggtGGTCGAAATTAGAACAGAATGGTCGTCGAAATTAAAATCAGCAGGTTAGGGTTGAAGTTGAAACTCCAATCCCATTTCTTCCGTCTTTCTCTTCCCccgtgttttctttttctttcttttctcatcttcttattttaataaatcaatttattaaaatattaattaaaattaattattttaatttattaattaaaattttgtcttttattgtgccacgtggcgtgttATGATTGGCccacgtggcacaccgttagttttgtgtgttttttttaacgaaaatttaacggaaggactaaagccaaaagttttacaaagtgcaaggaccaatgccaaacaaaaaaacgtAGGGACCAATGCTAAAATTGggcgaaagtgcagggaccaaacacacatttaagcctaaaaataaTCTCACATTAAATAACGTAAAGTTTTAACATAAATTTATAAGTGAATACAATCATCACCTTACAAATCAGTTTTTTAAGATTATTATCGGGAGATTAGTCACTTCAGTGTCTATGAAATAGGAAATGAGCCGTTACTTTAATCTTTGAATAGGAAATGAGTCGTTACTTTAATCCATAACGTAGATAAATTGCAAAGTAATTCctaaatataaacttttttaatcaatttaatcgCAGACTCTGTTAGGTTACTTTAATcatgaattaaaattgaagagCGCTAAACCCCATGGTTTTTCCGACCTTCGCTCAAAATTGAAGAACCCTAGACCCCAATCCACGAACCCTAAACCCCATCTCTCTCGTAATCTCGTTTCCTCTATTTGTTTTCGATTTCCATTTGGGAAGGTGAAGATTAGTTCACCATTTCACTTCTTTCCATCATCATGGTTCCGAACCTGACCCTGACTGCACCTCACGAAGCTGAAAACCAAATCGAAATCTCTCTCAAACAATCCCTCCAATCTCTTCAACCTTCCTTAAAACCACCCTTCTCCTTAACCATTCCAAATCCCGACGAATACATTCAACTCAACCACGCTATCCTTCACGCCATTCTCACCCAACCCCATTTCTCCAAAACCCATGTCAAACACTTACACGCCATAATCACCGACGGTTACGCCACCTTCCTCAACCTCCTCTTCAATATCGTCCACCACCTCTACCCCAAACTTCTTGGTTCGGTGAAACATCAACTTATTTGGGTCACCGATGAAATGATTCAAGTCTCGGGGATTGGCTATGATGCTTTATTGATATCCCTTTTGAGACAAATTGTTGGTGGTGATTTCAGTGATGATAATTTATGGCTTTGTGAGAAGTTGGTGACACTTTTATTAGATAAATGGGATTGTTTATTAGAAGAAATGCCACATGTTTTGTGTAGTGGTTTGTACGTGTTTCTTCGAGTTTTGGCTGATCATTGTAGGGTGAATGGTGAAAAGTTTGAGTCTTTGAAGCGTTTGGAGGTTCATTTCTGTGTGAAGATAGTGAGGGAAGAGTTTCATTTATGTATGAAAATTGGGAGGGATTTTATTCGGTTGTTGCAGGATTTGGTTCATGTTCCTGAGTTTAAGTCTATATGGAAGGATTTAATGCTGAATCCATCTAGTTTTAATACTTTAGGATTTAGTGGTGTTTCTCAGATTTATTTAACTAGGACTTCGAGTAGGTATGCTTTGCTTAGGATCACTCCTGCAATGGAGACACAATTGCGGTTTTTGCTTACTCACGTGAAATTGGGGAATCAAAAGAGGCATTTGATGTGGTTTGCAAGGAAATTTTTAAACGAGCCTGATAAAGAGACTGTTGTAGTTGATATAGTTAGGTTTATATGCTGTGCACACCATCCACCAAACGAGATTATTCAGTCTGATATAGTTCCAAGATGGGCTGTTATTGGTTGGCTTTTGACAACTTTTAGGAAGAAGAGTTGTGTTGAGGCCAATGCAAAACTGGCTTTGTTTTATGATTGGCtcttttttgatgaaaaagttGATAATATTATGAACATAGAACCTGCTATTTTGTTGATGGTGCATTCTATTACCCAATATGTGGAGATGACCAACACTCTTCTTGAGTTTTTGTTACTTCTTGTTGACAACTATGATATGGAACATAAGGATATCATTGTTAAAGGTGTCTCATTGGCTTTTCGATTTCTTGAAAGCAAAGGTGTGATTCAGTCGCTTGATATTTTGACTTCTTGTCCTACATTGTCCCCTTCACTAAAAGAGGGCTTGAGTAGGCTATTATCATCTGGAAAGCCTGAAAGCTCCAAAGAATTTCTTCCAGGTATGTTCTAGTCTATCATGGACATGGTTACCTTCAAGTTTCTTAAATTTGTCTTTAATCTAAATTAAGGTAGCTAAGAACAAGGTTTTAATTAACGGTCGCGATCGCATATAGGATTTTGCGATTTCGATCGTTACGGGTGTTGCGATACAGATTACGGTTGTCGCATTGTGAATTAATCACAACATTGCACAACTCTTAAATAATGATAGTAActtaaataacttaaactagAGAAAGATTTGGAGTTCTAAACTATATAAGGAAATAACTTATGTAATTTATGATCAAATAtgtactaaaaatataattttcatctatatcaattgaaaaaatatttggattCCATGTCTATTGTCATGAACAGAATTTTTTTGCGGCCGTAACGGTGTTTCATCGCGGCTGTAACGGTGTTTCGTCGTGATTTTTGTTCACTCAGTGAAAAACGGTAACGTCCACTACCTATACCTTTTTGTCGGGCCTTTTTCTCGGTAACGGACTGTTTTTTAGAACCTTGGCTAAGAATGTTATAGGAGTATGTAGGAAGCGGTTCACACATATCAAGCCCCCTTTCTTATATAGTTTCAATTGCGAATTATGATATAATTGACATTTTTTCCACTAGCAAATGTATATATAGCAATCTGTTTTGTTTGCATTTCCTTTGGTCTTTTGTTAAGAAATGGCTGTTTAGTTAGGACTTGGGAGTTTGCGTTTGCAAATGAAACAACCAAATGCATTTTTAAGTGTGGTAATCAGTTTCACGTGTGGTATGGCAGTCTAGTGTAATGATATTAGAGACCAAACAACAGCTACATAATTCATTACTATATAATTTTACGATACTATAATCAACAGTGTTTCGTGCAAGATTCGTCTCTGACCTTTGATCCAGATTATTGTTCCGCATCATAATCCCTGAAAATAGATTTCAGTTTTGTTTCATATTCTACTGGTTTGAATCTAGAAACGCTGCCACATCACCCTCCTCCCTATTCTCTTGCTTTGACGCATTCACTGGTTTTAATGCTCTCCAACTTCTTTGTAGTCTTCACTCTTCggattttaaagtttataatgCTGTAAGACGAGTAACCTGGATATAACCCAACATTATAAAGCTACTttttacaattttcttttaCCTGTTTTTAAGTAAGTATCACAAGTTTGTCTTTTTGAATATCACTTAACTTCTTTAGCATGAAGTTTAGGCAACTTGGTTCATAAAGTTATCAGTATAAGACCTATTTGAGGTTGACTTTTAAACACCattctttttaatttagaagtaatggatatttttgaaatataggTTATGATGGTATGTCAAATGTGATGAATGATATAGATGACCATGCGACCTCTATATTCAATCAAAGGCTATCTAGAAACAATTTTGCCTTGTATATTCCCATGTTCGTAAAGATATTCTGTGTTGAAAGATCTTTTACTTGTACATgaataatttagttaaaaatgaGCAATAATAGATCTGATGATGCCTTTTAGAGCTTTTACAGAACTGCATCAccatttcttttttgtatttttatgagatgggttacgttttgttttttatttgattggttTATTCTTTATGCTGTTTTCAGTACTGAGTCAGCCAGGGCAACAAACGGTATAATATCCGCAAAGTTTATATATCAAACCATACTTACATCaccatttttcaataaataatgatcTTAAGGACAATGTGAAAAAGAAGCTGACTGCTATAAGATAAGAAAATGCTTCTTTGGAGAAAATACAGAATTGCTCTATGCCTTGGGAGTATTTTGATAGAACCAACTGTAAGTGTGTTCAAGAACCAACTGCGTTTCTGTAGATGAAGTGTTCCATGCCTAAAGGTTACTACTAATGGTTAAGCTGAACTACCTTATTGTCGTCagacacaattttttaaatgaattttaaaaaaacttataattttattatttctataGATTGTAACTTTGGGTTGAAAACTGGAGTTTTTGTGGAGGAATTGTTAATGGTCATTGGATATTCTTGATACTTGGGCACCAATGGGGCCAAAAGGGAAAGTTAAGGACGGAACTGGGAAAATACTTGCATGTGAACTCAAGGATAGGCCAGTTTTTGAAGCGGATGTGCAGTCTGCCACAGTTTATTTGTTGGCTAAAGAGAGGGAAAAGTGAGATGTTTTGGTTGAAATATCCTCCTGGTTTTGGTGATCATCGGTCGCTGTTAGTGACTCATTTTGGGAGTTGTAAACCTCCTGGGAAATTTGGGGATTACCCTGTTGAGAGATGCTTGAAGCAGATGGATTGAGCATTCAAAGCTGTTGAGGTATCATCTTCTAGCTGAGATGCTCTTTTCTTCTTATGCAGTTAACTAGTTGGAAAACTCGTCACATCTGTGTATGTTGATGGATTTGAATGAGTTGCATTAGTTGCAGAAATAGAAACTTTGACTCCTTATCATTATATTTATGGTAGAAATAGGAAAGCAAGATATGCATTTTGTTGGTTTGATATTCATTTGTAacctctctctccctctcagTCTTAAAGCTTCTGAACTTAAAGCTTTTAGAATtgtattttaacataaattcaTATGAAGTAATGGAAAAGTTTCATGGTGGCCCAGCAAATAAAATCTATCATTGTCTATGGTTCGTTGTATTTTAAGTTTGTGGCTGTTTATATTTGGTTTCTGATTGCAGTTATGAAgtcaaaatcttaattttataatatactGTACTGCAAGCATTTTGGAATTCTCTATggtttttaacaaaatttggtAGCCAAATTTTGTGGAATGTTGGTTAACAAAATGTggtaaaaaatgtaattttttcgAGGAATCAAAATGATTTGccttcaaatatatttttagaccaaaaaaaaaaaacttttgaaaagtACATGACTTTagtgggtttttttttttctcgacCAATTGGAGGGAGTTTATAAatgagtagtgttatttgaacatctatttgcTTGACAACCAAATAGACAACCttgtttttacaaagaaaaatatgtattggcacgaaaatcaaagtaatagagagagaaaataaaaaatgtaatgtgagtatgagagagaaagttgtcacaaaagttgtacaaaatggttgtacaaatatcatttctctttacaAATGAGAGAATTTCACAATTCTCTGCGGCTGACTTTCGTCAGTGCCATTGCTCACACTCACTTGTGCCCAGTGTTCATGTTGTAAACCTCATAGACCACGTTCATTATGCATAATTCTGGTCCTCATACTTGACTGGTAGTACCAAATGTGATCAATTTGGATACTGCACAAATTGGAAGCTGGAAATTAAGAGAATGAAAATTTGGCATGTTAGACTGCTTTATGCAAACTGTGATAACTTTCTTCAGTTCTTGTCTAAGGTAGCCGCCGTTTTCTATGATAAACTCTGATAATTTTGAGACTATTATTTTTCCCATCCTATACCTTTCCTCGCAcaccctatttttttcttttcaattttacccctggttCGGATTTCGTTTTTCAGAttgcattgttagaattttgcaaaTGTTTCCGGATTTGAAAATCtggaataatgttttaccagaacttttgcaattttaatcttcgaaattcgtaaaaaaaaataaaaaacagaaataaaaagccacaaacataaaaacaactcattttattaatatatgaacaatacattacaataattttcaagctttttaagcttattacataagatgcTAAATCTATTTCTACTCTTAGGGGGGGGGGGAAGAAGAAACCAATGCTGCATGATGGGACATACCAGTAGCTTTGGTGTTGGTGGGGAGACATAGGGGGCACAGGGGCCTCTAGGGAACAAGAGACCATGATGGTCAACATGATATATATTCCGGAAACATACGATGTTGGGGTGAACAAAGGGAAACTTGAGACTTTGAGTATGGTGAGGGttggttcggattttagaatccgacTTTATTCAACATTGGATTCTTTTGTGTGTCCCACATTGCACCGACAATTTTTGTGGTCCACAACGCCCAcatacctctataaataggggtcCCTGTTTTCATTACAATTAAACTACATCAGACAAAAAAACATGGAATTCCCTGTCTTTGATCCGAACACCAAGCTAGCGGCAGTCTACTACAACGGTGGAACACCACCCCATCTGTTTAGGATTCGAGACGATGTCACCCTCTCCGGGTTAAAGGATGAGCTGAATCAAATCAACTCAACCACAAAGACACGAGGAGGGTGGTCGGAGTTGAATATCGATGTCCATTGTCCAACTCAGTCGGATCTCTTCGCTTCAGCCGGATGAACCTCAAGAACGACGACGACCTGCGAACCATGTTCTCTGTCTTTGGTCAGCACAGTACAAGAGGACCGATCGAGTTGGACGCTTCGTTGGTTAGATCTGCTGAACAAATTCTGAAAAGTTTGCACCGGGCCAGGAACTACGAAGAGATTCGGGCTCTGCTGGAGGGACTAGAGGAGGAAGAAATTAGTTTAGATGATCCGTGATAATGTGCTATCTTTTActtaggctgtgtttggtaacacaaaaaaactagcttatagcttgttgtactagcttataagcttgttttgataaaatgagatgtgtttggtaaaaaacttttctcactagcttatagcgttttttaagaagctaatccaattagctttttagcttatagcttgtactttttatactttcttcccattttaaccgtttcgtaattttattttattttattataataaaaaaaaactacccactaTCTTCTTAAACTAACCACGTTTACCATGTAtggctttttaaattttattgtccacttttttgtttttttttacttttctcataattcatataatatataattttatataaaatttataataaatagtgaagcaagtttagttaaataaaattcataaaataaaataaaattgttaaataaaaaaattcgattgaattcataaatacatttattattttggagatgaaaataattttaaatatatttaaatatttaaaaataaatgcgttaagtaataaaaattatatatatgatattaaaaaaaattaaacaagcatgtccttttatgtcattttatatttatagtcactttaacagctaattttatcaaacacttttaattttaatcagcaAACTTTTcaactataagctagcttttcagctatcagctagcttatagttttttttttaccaaacacacccttaatcgcgtgttttatgttgttttaattgtgtgttagttatgtgttgttgaattaagttgttgcattatgttttgaataatatatattatttaaattttcattatgttttaatttacgtCAAAAATGTTCGTTTAATcgataaaataatcaaagatAACCTTTTTGGATTACGAAATCCGATGGATTGACCTAGGGCGTAAGTGTGTTCCAGAAAACGAAATCCAGAATACCTCAGCATAGGATTCTTTTGTATGGACCACATTGCACCATGAGTTTATGTTGTCCACAACATCCAAGGACCTCTATAAATACATCCTCTCCAGTTTTCAGCTTCAATACCatcaaaacacacaaacacaccaaagaaaaccatgcaaatttttgtcattaagcTGATGATCTTTCTCATGCGGTCGCAAATAGATGAGTTAACTCTCTATTTGACTGCATGATGAAGATCCTCAACATGCtgtcaaaaatacaaacaagcaCACCAAAGAGAccatgcaaatttttgtcattgtgctgaggatctttctcatgctgttttaaatatatagatcTCTTTATAACGGCATGATAAAGATCCTCAGCAtgctgtcaaaaatatatagatactcCTTGATGTCTCCTTGATAGACtataactcaaaaatatcaagagGTTGCTATGAGTTAGATCTTGCTGCCTGCAAGATGAATATGTCATTTGACAAGGCAGCAGGATCTAAGTCAAAGAAATCCTCTTGAAAACATCTTCCCAAAAGAttcatcatttatgttattatgattttttttaattgtttatttgtcTCATGTTGCTTCAATTTATGTTATGTacctttgttctattttttttcaaggCATTTGCAACGAAAATGATCCAAACAAAAGGGTCTGATGTAGTTCGGACTTTAAAATCCGGAATAGCTTCAtgcattccggattataaaattcagAAATCCTCAGTAACATTTTGGCCGGTGACGTTTCACCAAAGGTTATGCCGGTTAGTGGAGTTTTAATACGTTTTTTGgacggttttgaatgaaaaataagtTTTCTTGACTTCCAAATTACCtatgacttgttttaggctataaaaagacttggatcttcaacattttccttcattcttcttcaccctcctttcttacattttcttcaaatttttttagttttttaggtagATTTAAGGAGTGTtagtggtgtcatggtcattgttgaccgctcATACTGTTAGAATAAGCCCTAATAAccaatctatattgattgggtttggctttgtatcatgatattgatatatatatatatatatatataataacaaggcatttctttattgattttgttttgtttcaaaataataaagtccctagaatagttagtccgtttaatggaacattaagtataacttaattgtgagaccccattaaacataaggaaactactctcaaagtatccgtagtcaagctttattgagaagtgggatatcattaaagcatagagactattatgtaggtagactgatgatcacatctcacagatcatggataaagagttatcaagtcttcacatagatataaatattaggagtaatatttatattggattgatccgccatgagaatactacatagtaaaagttatgaaaagtgtcataagatattctcatagtgatagtggtgtattccacccttcgacctgaaaccactatgtaccctagatgttggagtcgagtgctttgtcaccattcaaacgttgtccgtaacaggatgactataaagttggttgatgggtactccatgaatcatgttgagggacatgagtgacctagatggaatttgcccctcctacataacaggagaaatgtctacgggcccaatattgaactagacaaggatgacacggtctatgccttgtgttcaatatagacatgagggcaaaagggtaattatacacatgatcattatcacagaaaggtttcgtcagatcacatgacattctcgtcacttgggtagcagtgatgtgttgcttgataccgctcactgtttataatattaaatatgtgatttaatattattgccaacgttacgggaacctatagggtcacacacaaaggacagatagatgagagaaataaataagtaagacttatttataaaataataagtgagacctatttataaaataataagtgagacttattattaattaaataattaaatatgattttattatttaatttacgaaaaataaGAGAAACGCGGTTCACCGTAAGGTacggtgtatttaagtgttgtcttgttgtccacacaagtgattctataaatagaacccttgtgttgaagcattacttactttttgtgagtgcttaacctaattcacaaaagttgtgaaactcagccgccgctctctaaaccttgttctctctgaatcttcgttggaattggctagcaccagtcatcggagaagttctgttcgtgtggactgagtagaggcatcgctgctttgctttgctcgtgatcagaaagatttctgctacaaaggttctgctcttcaagaggtaaacacatgaatcttaaagtgtttaagtttttatttgatttgtgattaatgatttaatcaagatccgtttcaatgGGATTTCTTCCGTAAAGaggatttaaattttgaaaaacccctCTTAAAATCCCTTCACATACGACCCCTGCAATTGCATTGCACCTTATGCAGGGGTCGTATAACGGTCAACATAGAtccttgacatcaaagaaagacacaaaatatttatatcgTAGTTGTCCGGATTACATATTCCATAAACACTAACAATCTGGTCCAGATTACGTAATCTGGACCAGGGGTATTTATGGAATTTTTACAAGGCGCGCGAGAAGACAACAGGgtggaaaagtaatagtctaattTTGGTCCTCATGCAGTCATGCTTGACTGGTGGGGGACAGCCACCCCTTTGGACCAGTGTTTATAATTCAAGATCCATTCACGAGTATGGTTGGAGAGTCctattttgagttttttagTTGCTATAAATTACtatataattaaaactaaaaagtaTATTCTGGTGGAAAGTTCATGCATGAAGTTCtagtttataatataaaaaggaCGGGAgatggtattttattttatttttatgattggCGTTCACGTCTACATTTGTAATTGGACCCCAATTCAGTACTTTCTGATTCCAACATTTACTAGTACCGAATTTCATTCAATCGGTCAAATTCATTAACAAGTTACTCCACTTATTGCTATCTCAATGagcaatttttatttgtcataTTCTACAATCTgatttactttattgttttgAACGGCCTTATTTCTTCTACCCATTTGTCCAGCCATGATGAAATAAACATTTTTCGTTGATACTTGAGCTGCTGCGAAATGTATGAACTGAAAGGTAAGTTTGAGGATCTCTCA harbors:
- the LOC11440109 gene encoding integrator complex subunit 3, with amino-acid sequence MVPNLTLTAPHEAENQIEISLKQSLQSLQPSLKPPFSLTIPNPDEYIQLNHAILHAILTQPHFSKTHVKHLHAIITDGYATFLNLLFNIVHHLYPKLLGSVKHQLIWVTDEMIQVSGIGYDALLISLLRQIVGGDFSDDNLWLCEKLVTLLLDKWDCLLEEMPHVLCSGLYVFLRVLADHCRVNGEKFESLKRLEVHFCVKIVREEFHLCMKIGRDFIRLLQDLVHVPEFKSIWKDLMLNPSSFNTLGFSGVSQIYLTRTSSRYALLRITPAMETQLRFLLTHVKLGNQKRHLMWFARKFLNEPDKETVVVDIVRFICCAHHPPNEIIQSDIVPRWAVIGWLLTTFRKKSCVEANAKLALFYDWLFFDEKVDNIMNIEPAILLMVHSITQYVEMTNTLLEFLLLLVDNYDMEHKDIIVKGVSLAFRFLESKGVIQSLDILTSCPTLSPSLKEGLSRLLSSGKPESSKEFLPDCNFGLKTGVFVEELLMVIGYS